In Burkholderia pyrrocinia, the following proteins share a genomic window:
- the eutB gene encoding hydroxyectoine utilization dehydratase EutB produces MSFLSLSDVYRARRRLAGQAAGTPLVASAALSARVGVPVYLKLETLQPTGSFKLRGATHALAELAAQRVTRVVTASTGNHGRALAHAARALGIEATVCMSSLVPANKVDAVTALGARVVIVGDSQDDAQVEARRLVCDEGYAYVPPFDDPRIIAGQATIGVEILEALPDAATLVVPLSGGGLFSGVAFAAKAIRPPVEMIGVSMARGAAMHASLAAGHPVDIDEQPTLADSLGGGIGLDNRYTFEMTRALADDVVLLDEPSIARGIAYAYREERLVVEGAGAVGIAALLDERIVRRDRGGQIVVVVSGANIDMAVHRRLVSEN; encoded by the coding sequence ATGTCCTTCCTGTCGCTGTCCGACGTCTACCGTGCGCGCCGTCGTCTCGCCGGGCAGGCGGCCGGCACGCCGCTCGTCGCGTCCGCCGCGCTGTCCGCGCGCGTCGGGGTGCCTGTCTACCTGAAACTCGAAACGCTGCAGCCGACCGGCAGCTTCAAGCTGCGCGGCGCCACCCATGCGCTCGCGGAACTCGCGGCGCAGCGCGTGACGCGCGTCGTCACCGCGTCGACCGGCAATCACGGCCGCGCGCTTGCGCATGCGGCGCGCGCGCTCGGCATCGAGGCGACCGTCTGCATGTCGTCGCTGGTGCCGGCCAACAAGGTCGACGCGGTGACGGCGCTCGGCGCGCGTGTCGTGATCGTCGGCGACAGCCAGGACGACGCGCAGGTCGAGGCGCGACGCCTCGTGTGCGACGAAGGCTATGCGTACGTGCCGCCGTTCGACGATCCGCGCATCATCGCGGGCCAGGCGACGATCGGCGTCGAGATTCTCGAAGCGCTGCCCGACGCGGCGACGCTCGTCGTACCGCTGTCGGGCGGCGGCCTCTTCAGCGGCGTCGCGTTTGCCGCGAAGGCAATCCGGCCGCCGGTCGAGATGATCGGCGTATCGATGGCGCGCGGTGCCGCGATGCACGCGAGCCTCGCGGCCGGCCACCCGGTCGACATCGACGAGCAGCCGACGCTTGCCGATTCGCTCGGCGGCGGCATCGGCCTCGACAACCGCTACACGTTCGAGATGACGCGCGCGCTGGCCGACGACGTCGTGCTGCTCGACGAGCCGTCGATCGCGCGCGGCATCGCGTATGCGTATCGCGAGGAGCGGCTGGTCGTCGAAGGGGCCGGCGCGGTCGGCATCGCCGCGTTGCTCGACGAGCGGATCGTGCGCCGCGATCGCGGCGGCCAGATCGTGGTCGTCGTGAGCGGCGCGAACATCGACATGGCCGTGCATCGCCGGCTCGTTTCGGAGAACTGA